A segment of the Asinibacterium sp. OR53 genome:
CTTCCTTTGAGGTCAACGGAACAAAGATCCTGATCAAAGGAAAGGGATGTAATTAATTATCAAAACCCCCAAACAAACTGTATGAATAAGAAGAAAATGTACCTGCCCCCTTGATATATACGATGCGGCAACTATGCTGCAACAGCTAAAAAAGCAGAGCCGGTTGTGGTGGTGCACAACCAGCTCCTATAGCTTTTTCAAGCTCTCGTTTTCGTCCCAAAACATTGTTGAACAAAAACATAACAAATTTATGAAAAATAAGCAACGGATAGTTGCTTCTATGCTGATTGCCATGAGATTTACTGCCATACAGATAGTGATGTCTATTGTATTTGCCGGGACTCTTTTTGCCAGCGAAGCAAACAGCCAGACTGTTTTACAAAAATCGTTCAATATCACCGCTGAACACGTACAACTCAAAAAGCTGATTGTAGCTATTGAGCAACAGACCAAAGTGAAGTTCAGCTTCAGCGCCAATATGATCAATGCAGAAAAGGTCATTACGTATACAGCCAGGAATAAACGGATCGCAGATTTCCTGGATGAAGTGCTGAAACCCTCCAATATCGGGTACCAGGTGATCAACGATCGCATCATCCTCTTTCCCCTCATCAACAACCCGCCTAAAGAATCAACCAATAAAACAGAAGAAAAGGCGACTTCAAAAGAGGAACGAACCGTTTCAGGAACGGTGGCCAATGAAAAAGGCGAACCCTTGCCGGGCGTGACTGTTACGGAGAAAGGATATGCCAATACCGCCATCACCGATGAAAAAGGTGTTTTCTCCATAAAAGTATCGGGTAGAAATTCCATTCTTGTCTTCAGCAGTATTGGATATGAAAGCACGCAACAGCCTGTTGCCATGGCTTCTGCAGTTGACATTGTATTGAAAGCCACTACCCAATCACTGAACGATATAGTGGTGGTAGGATACGGCTCGCAAAAAAAGAAAGACCTTACCGGTGCGGTATCTTCTGTTAATACCAATGAGCTGAAATCATTACCGGTAGCCAATATCGGCGAAGCGCTCCAGGGAAGATCATCCGGTGTACAGGTTGTATCATCGGGTGCTCCGGGCAGCAATGTAACGTTTCGCATCAGGGGAACCGGTACCATCAATAACAGTGATCCTTTACTGGTGATCGATGGTGTGCCTACCGATATACCGTTGAATACGTTAAGTCCGGATGATATTGCCAGCATTGAAATATTGAAAGACGCTTCGGCATCGGCCATCTACGGCTCCCGCGGAGCCAATGGTGTGGTCATCATTACAACCAAGAGGGGCATATCTGGCAAAAGCTCGCTTGAATTTAAAATGTTTGCCGGTCAGCAAAAGGCCGACCATGTAGTGCAAATGCTCAATGCATCGCAATTTGCCAGCCTGCACAACGAAATGATGGCCAACAACGGGCAACCGCAGAATCCCGCTTATGCCAACCCGGGAAGTTTGGGTAAAGGAACCGACTGGTTAGGCGCTTTGTTTCAGACCGCTCCTATTCAGAGTTATTCACTGGCCTATTCAGGAGGCGGGCCTAAGTCTACTTACTATGTATCGGGCACCATGCTGGACCAGAAAGGCATTGTGTACAATACCGGCTATAAAAGATATACGGTACAGTTCAACAGCGAGTCTAAAGTGTTCGACTGGCTTAAGTTTGGAAATAACCTGACACTGAACCATGATGCCAAATACAACGGTAATTACGACATACGCAATACAATGGCGGCATTGCCCGTTCAGCCCATCTATAATGCAGATGGAACGTACAGCGGTCCTGTTGGACAAGCTTCCTGGTACGGCGATATCATTAACCCGATAGGTAAGGCCACCATTGTTGACAATACTACGAATGGTTATAATGTACTGGGTAATATTTATACTGAAGTAACACTGTTCAAAGACCTGAAGTTTAAATCTACCGGTGGCGTGCAGGCCGTGTTCTGGGATAACCGTACATGGTCGCCTAAATACAACTGGCAGCCGATTCCGCAACCAAACAGTTATCTTTTTCAGCAATCGAATAAAAGCTTAACCTGGTTATGGGATAACTACCTCACATACGATAAATACTTCGCCTCCAGGCATCATCTTACTTTATTGGCCGGTAGCAGTGCGCAGAATAACCGCTATGATTACATGAATGGTTCTGTACAAAATTTTGCAAGCGATAATACACAGCAATTGAATAATGGTACATCGCAACAAACCATCAGCGGTAACGCGAGTGAATGGGCTTTGCTTTCTTTCATCGGTCGTGCCAATTATACATACGATAATAAATACCTGGTTACAGCTACCCTTCGCAGGGATGGAAGCAGCCGCTTTGGTGAAAATCATCGGTGGGGTTGGTTCCCATCGGGGTCTTTGGCCTGGCGTATTTCAGAAGAAAAATTCATGAAGCCGCTGAAATGGGTCAATGATCTTAAAGTGCGTATTGGTTATGGTATCACGGGAAATCAGAATATTGGCAATTACTCATTTGCTTCCGTTCTGCAAACCATTCAATACAACTTTAATGGCCAGACTGTAAATGCAGTAGTGCCCCAGGCAATTCCCAACCCGGGTGTTCGTTGGGAAGAGGTACAACAAAGCAATATAGGTATAGATGCATTGTTGCTGGATGGAAGGATCAGCGTAACAGCCGATGCTTATATCAAGAATACCAACAACATGCTGGTACCGATGAGTGTTCCCATTTCAACGGGATATTCCGATATCATTGTACCCAGCATCAATGCCGGGAAGGTACAGAACAAAGGCATAGAGCTGAATATCACTACCCGCAACACGAAAGGTGCGATTGAATGGAACACCAGTTTCAATATCTCATATAACAGCAATAAAGTGGTTAGTCTTAACGACAGCACCCCTCTTTATACCGGGAGCATTGGCCTTAACCAGAATCTTTCCATCCAGAAAAATGGCCTGCCGGTGAATTCCTTTTATGGTTTTGTAACCAATGGAATTTTTCAAACCCAGAAAGAAGTGGGTGACTATGCCGTGCAGGTTCCGGGAAGCGATCCGTTCAACCGTACATCGCCTGGCGATATCAGGTTCCGCGATCTGAATAACGATGGTAAAATCGATGACAATGACCGTACCTATATCGGCAACCCCAACCCCCGTTTCATTTTTGCCATGAACAACAGTTTTACATGGAAGCATTTCGACCTGGGCATTTTTATGCAAGGTGTGCAGGGCAATGCTATTTTCAATGCCAACAGGATTTACCAGGAGGGCATGGCTGTGGCGCAGAATCAAACAATGGCTGTACTCAACCGCTGGACGGGTGCCGGCAGCAGCAATACGATGCCTCGTGCCATTTTCAATGATCCCAATAAAAACACAAGGGTGTCTGACCGTTTTGTGGAAGATGGAAGCTATATCAAAATAAAGAATGTAACGATTGGATATACTTTGCCCAAACGCCTCATACAAAAGGCAAAGATGCAAACAGCAAGGATTTATCTGTCGGCACAAAACCTGGTAACATTCACAAAATACAAAGGCTTTGATCCGGAAGTGCCTGTTAACGGGATAGACCTGAATGTGTATCCCGTAACGAGGACCCTTAGTGCAGGGATTAACCTGATCTTTTAATTGATTAAAATGATTACCATGCGAACCTTACAATATATAGCTGCTGTTATACTGGTTACCGGTATCAGCAGTTGCCAAAAATACCTGGACAAAGCTCCTCTGGACAGTATCAATACTGCCAACTTTTTCAAAACAGAATCGGATGCCGTTGCCGCGATCAATGGTGCTTATCAGCCATTACAATGGCCCAAACTGTATAACCTCCGGATATGGACCAGCGATATCTGGGCCGGTAACAGCATTGTGGGTGCAGGCGGCGGAACCGATGGAATAGAAACACAGGATATTTCCAATTTTGTAACCTCTACCGATAACGCAGCTGCACTGGACATCTGGCGCGGGCCTGCTCCCGGTATCTTACGATGCAACCTGGTGCTCAAAAACGTACCGGGGATGAATATCAACCAGAACCTTAAGAATCGTATCCTGGGTGAAGCCTATTTTCTCCGGTCGCATTATTACTTTATACTGGTACGGTTGTTTGGTGATGTACCGTTGATAACAGAACCTCAAACACCGGAAGATAACCTGCGTCCTTCGAGGGCACCCAAAGCACAGGTGTATGATCTCATCATCAAAGACCTGCAGCAGGCAATTAACCTGTTACCGGACCGGTCTGCTTATAATGGTGCAGATATCGGACGAGCCAGTAAAGGCGCTGCTATGGGAATGCTGGCCAAAGTAAACCTCACCCTGGGAAAATATACCGAAGCAGTGAACCTGTGCAGGCAAGTGACCGGGCTTGGGTATGCACTCAACACCAACTATTCCGATAATTTCAACCCGGCTACCAAGAATTCAAGTGAGAGTATTTTTGAAGTGCAATACTTTGGTAAAACCAGTTACAGTTTCTGGAGTAATGAAAACCAGGCCAGCTGGGTGAGTACCTTCACCGGGCCGCGTAACGCCGATTTCGTTGCCGGGGGGTACGGTTGGGATCAACCCACCACCGAATTCGTGAACCAATATGAAGCCAACGATAACCGTAAGGATAAAACATTGCTGTATGTTGGCGGCCCCTCTTTTGACAACAAACAATATCAGTCGTCTTATTCTGTAACAGGGTATAACCTGCGCAAATTCCTGGTTCCAAAATCGGTGTCACCCGATTATGATACCAATCCAGCCAATTGGCCGGTATTGCGTTACAGTGATGTTCTGCTGATGGAAGCGGAAGCATCCTGTGAACTCAATAATCTTTCCGATGCGCTGGTGCCCTTGAACAAAGTGAGACAGCGGGCCGGATTGCCGGCTTTGAGTGGATTGAACCAGGCTGACCTGAGAGAAAGAATCCGAAAGGAAAGAAGGATGGAGCTGGCATTTGAAGGACAGCGCTGGTTTGATCTCATTCGTTACGACAATGGGCAATATGCGGCTTCATTCCTGAAAAGCATTGGTAAAACCAATTTTGCTCCCAAACATTTATTGTTACCGATTCCGCAAAAAGAGATCGACGCCAATCCTAATCTCACACAGAATGCGGGATACTGATAACCAACCTTAAAAGTAAAATCATGAAATACGCTCAATATATAATGACCGTTTTGGTCATGGTAATGGTCATGTGCGGTTGCAAGAAAGAAAACTATGCCGAATTGAATAAAGGTAATATTGCATTGACCTTATCGGCTTCAACCAATACAGTTGTATTGCAGGAAAAGAACAGGGATAATGATGCGTTGATATTGAACTGGACATCGGGCAGCAACAAAGGCACCAATGCATCTATCCGGTACACGCTTCAGCTGGCGAAACAAGGCACGAATTTTGCAAACCCCATCAGCTTGGATATGGGCCTGGCCGTTTATTCCAACAAATTCTCGGTTAGTACATTGAATGATTCACTCAGGAACCATTTCAATGCTACACCCGGCACGGTATTTATGCTGGAAACGAGAATAATAGCGCAGACACAGGCAGCCGGTATCAGTGCAGATACATCTCCTGTTGCTGTGATCAGTGTTACCACTTATCAACCGGTTACCAAAACATTGTACCTGATAGGCGATGCGGCGCCCAATGGCTGGGATAATACGAAAGCCGTTGCTTTAACAGCTATTGCAACGGAGCCGGGAGGATTTACATGGACGGGACAGCTGAACATAGGTGATTTCAAATTCCTGACTACACTTGGTCAGTGGATACCCACTTATAATAAAAGTGCTGCAGCAGCAGATTCACTGTTCTATAGAACCGATTTTGGGCAGGCCGATGATAAATTCCATATTTCTGCTAACGGTATCTATACACTTAAGCTCAACCTGTTGAGTATGAAAATTGCGATCAGTCAGCCTGTACAACCCACGGCCCCACCTTATAGCCGCTTATGGATCGTTGGAGATGCAACACCCAATGGCTGGAACATCAGTGCACCCAATGAAATGCGTGTTGACAGTGGTAATATGTTTGTGTTCAATTACAATGAACTGTTGAATGCGGGAGAATTCAAGATACCTACTGCAACAGGAAACTGGGGTACCGATTATTATATGCCTTTGGCAAACCATCCGGCTTTATCGGCAACAGATGTGCAACTGGTACGAGGTGGTAGTCCGGATAACAAATGGCAGATCACAACAGCTGGGCCTTATAAGATCAAACTGGACCTGCTGAACATGAAGATCAACATCCAACCATTTACGCCGTATAAACAATTGTGGCTGGTAGGTGATGCCACGCCGGTTGGCTGGAATATCAACAGCCCGGCGCCCATGACTGCCGACCCCACAAATCCCTACCTCTTTACCTGGCAGGGCGCTATGACGGCAGGAGAGTTTAAAATACCTACTACAACGGGAAACTGGGGCTGCGATTATTTTATGCCCATGGTGAATCACCAACCGATCAGCAGTACACTTGCCAAATTCATTCCTTCAGGTAACCCGGATAATAAATGGCAGATCACTGTTCCCGGAAACTACAAGATCACATTGGACCAGTTGCATGAAACGATCCTGATACAGAAGCTATAGCAATGATGATCGTTAGTATTTAATTCGAATAAACAAAAAACAATGAATCGATTATTCATTCTCCCTATCATATTTGTGATACTCACTTCCTGTAAGAAGGATGATGAAGTGTATGCCAACCCTGTTACGCCGGG
Coding sequences within it:
- a CDS encoding RagB/SusD family nutrient uptake outer membrane protein, whose protein sequence is MRTLQYIAAVILVTGISSCQKYLDKAPLDSINTANFFKTESDAVAAINGAYQPLQWPKLYNLRIWTSDIWAGNSIVGAGGGTDGIETQDISNFVTSTDNAAALDIWRGPAPGILRCNLVLKNVPGMNINQNLKNRILGEAYFLRSHYYFILVRLFGDVPLITEPQTPEDNLRPSRAPKAQVYDLIIKDLQQAINLLPDRSAYNGADIGRASKGAAMGMLAKVNLTLGKYTEAVNLCRQVTGLGYALNTNYSDNFNPATKNSSESIFEVQYFGKTSYSFWSNENQASWVSTFTGPRNADFVAGGYGWDQPTTEFVNQYEANDNRKDKTLLYVGGPSFDNKQYQSSYSVTGYNLRKFLVPKSVSPDYDTNPANWPVLRYSDVLLMEAEASCELNNLSDALVPLNKVRQRAGLPALSGLNQADLRERIRKERRMELAFEGQRWFDLIRYDNGQYAASFLKSIGKTNFAPKHLLLPIPQKEIDANPNLTQNAGY
- a CDS encoding TonB-dependent receptor, encoding MKNKQRIVASMLIAMRFTAIQIVMSIVFAGTLFASEANSQTVLQKSFNITAEHVQLKKLIVAIEQQTKVKFSFSANMINAEKVITYTARNKRIADFLDEVLKPSNIGYQVINDRIILFPLINNPPKESTNKTEEKATSKEERTVSGTVANEKGEPLPGVTVTEKGYANTAITDEKGVFSIKVSGRNSILVFSSIGYESTQQPVAMASAVDIVLKATTQSLNDIVVVGYGSQKKKDLTGAVSSVNTNELKSLPVANIGEALQGRSSGVQVVSSGAPGSNVTFRIRGTGTINNSDPLLVIDGVPTDIPLNTLSPDDIASIEILKDASASAIYGSRGANGVVIITTKRGISGKSSLEFKMFAGQQKADHVVQMLNASQFASLHNEMMANNGQPQNPAYANPGSLGKGTDWLGALFQTAPIQSYSLAYSGGGPKSTYYVSGTMLDQKGIVYNTGYKRYTVQFNSESKVFDWLKFGNNLTLNHDAKYNGNYDIRNTMAALPVQPIYNADGTYSGPVGQASWYGDIINPIGKATIVDNTTNGYNVLGNIYTEVTLFKDLKFKSTGGVQAVFWDNRTWSPKYNWQPIPQPNSYLFQQSNKSLTWLWDNYLTYDKYFASRHHLTLLAGSSAQNNRYDYMNGSVQNFASDNTQQLNNGTSQQTISGNASEWALLSFIGRANYTYDNKYLVTATLRRDGSSRFGENHRWGWFPSGSLAWRISEEKFMKPLKWVNDLKVRIGYGITGNQNIGNYSFASVLQTIQYNFNGQTVNAVVPQAIPNPGVRWEEVQQSNIGIDALLLDGRISVTADAYIKNTNNMLVPMSVPISTGYSDIIVPSINAGKVQNKGIELNITTRNTKGAIEWNTSFNISYNSNKVVSLNDSTPLYTGSIGLNQNLSIQKNGLPVNSFYGFVTNGIFQTQKEVGDYAVQVPGSDPFNRTSPGDIRFRDLNNDGKIDDNDRTYIGNPNPRFIFAMNNSFTWKHFDLGIFMQGVQGNAIFNANRIYQEGMAVAQNQTMAVLNRWTGAGSSNTMPRAIFNDPNKNTRVSDRFVEDGSYIKIKNVTIGYTLPKRLIQKAKMQTARIYLSAQNLVTFTKYKGFDPEVPVNGIDLNVYPVTRTLSAGINLIF
- a CDS encoding SusF/SusE family outer membrane protein — encoded protein: MKYAQYIMTVLVMVMVMCGCKKENYAELNKGNIALTLSASTNTVVLQEKNRDNDALILNWTSGSNKGTNASIRYTLQLAKQGTNFANPISLDMGLAVYSNKFSVSTLNDSLRNHFNATPGTVFMLETRIIAQTQAAGISADTSPVAVISVTTYQPVTKTLYLIGDAAPNGWDNTKAVALTAIATEPGGFTWTGQLNIGDFKFLTTLGQWIPTYNKSAAAADSLFYRTDFGQADDKFHISANGIYTLKLNLLSMKIAISQPVQPTAPPYSRLWIVGDATPNGWNISAPNEMRVDSGNMFVFNYNELLNAGEFKIPTATGNWGTDYYMPLANHPALSATDVQLVRGGSPDNKWQITTAGPYKIKLDLLNMKINIQPFTPYKQLWLVGDATPVGWNINSPAPMTADPTNPYLFTWQGAMTAGEFKIPTTTGNWGCDYFMPMVNHQPISSTLAKFIPSGNPDNKWQITVPGNYKITLDQLHETILIQKL